The bacterium nucleotide sequence CCTGGGGGGCCGAGTGCGACGGCGCTGTCGGAAGAAGTCGGTGTGGCGCAGCCGACCCTATCGAAATGGGTGCGTGAGGCGGGTAGAGTCGGCGCCATGGCTAAACAACGAAGGGTCGGGCCGAAGCGCCCGCAGGATTGGACTTCGCAAGAGAAGTTGACGGTGGTGAGCGAGGCGTCGCAGCTGCCGGAAGAAGAGCTGGGGAGCCTGCTGCGCCGCCGAGGCCTGCACCGCAGCGATCTGGAGCGCTGGTGTCGACAGATGCTGGCCGGTCTGGAGGCGCCGCGCAAGTCGGCGACGAGCTCGCCGGAGAAGCGCCGGATCCGGGAGTTGGAGCGCGAGCTGGGGCGTAAGGACAAGGCACTGGCGGAGGCCGCGGCGTTGTTGGTACTGCAAAAAAAAGTCCGAGCGCTCTGGGGGGACGGGGACGACGACACGACGCCGAGGAGAGGCAGATGATCCTTGCGCTGCTTGACGAGGCCGTCAGCGCAGGGGCGCGGCTTTCGCGTGCGTGTTCGGTCCTGGGCCTTTCAGAGCGCACCATCCAACGTTGGCGCCAGCAAGGGGGCGGGGAGGATCGTCGGCACGGGCCGAAAACCGAGCCGCCCAACAAGCTTTCGCCGCAGGACCGCCAACGCGTGCTCCAACGGGTCAACTCACCGGAGTTCTGTGACCTGTCGCCGAATCAGATCGTGCCCCGGCTCGCCGATCGGGAGATCTACGTCGCCTCGGAGTCGACGATCTACCGCATCCTGCGCGAGGAGGATCAGCTCGCCCACCGGCAGCGCTCGCGGCCGCCGGCCAAGCGCCCGCGCGAGCAGG carries:
- a CDS encoding IS3 family transposase (programmed frameshift); this encodes MKYPEPFKAKMVQRLTTPGGPSATALSEEVGVAQPTLSKWVREAGRVGAMAKQRRVGPKRPQDWTSQEKLTVVSEASQLPEEELGSLLRRRGLHRSDLERWCRQMLAGLEAPRKSATSSPEKRRIRELERELGRKDKALAEAAALLVLPKKSPSALGGRGRRHDAEERQMILALLDEAVSAGARLSRACSVLGLSERTIQRWRQQGGGEDRRHGPKTEPPNKLSPQDRQRVLQRVNSPEFCDLSPNQIVPRLADREIYVASESTIYRILREEDQLAHRQRSRPPAKRPREQVATGPNQVWSWDITYLRGPVRGQFFFLYLVLDIWSRKIVGAQVYAQELPQYAAELFEHSCQRLELDPRGLVLHADNGGPMKGSTMLATLQRLGVVASFSRPRVSDDNPYSEALFRTLKYRPEYPSQPFATLEQAQAWVDGFVRWYNTEHLHSALRFVTPDDRHEGRERAILKNRQRVYEAARRQHPERWAGPLRNWQPVEVVFLNPDKITRDVEDLQKAA